A genomic region of Gimesia chilikensis contains the following coding sequences:
- a CDS encoding transposase → MSETALIDNCLTQMPPDSIVMADAGYGIFSVAHKVQQAGLSFLFRLSRQRFDRLRKTATLVDEGANWKTWSSQWQPSPSERKKHPDLPADAELSVQLHEFETDEGKPLYLVTSLDESVEMLSDLYARRTDVETDIRNIKVVLDTENIRARGVEMFHKELMTSMVACNLIVQFRRQAAELVKVPPRRMSFKRICTTFRQFLLSSMYTTAADWRERYRFALGIALQDKLPNRPGRKYPREAYRRRTKSTHFKKREKRSEAEEE, encoded by the coding sequence GTGTCTGAAACCGCGCTGATCGACAACTGCCTGACGCAAATGCCCCCTGACAGTATCGTCATGGCGGATGCCGGCTATGGTATTTTCTCCGTGGCCCACAAGGTTCAGCAGGCTGGTCTGTCATTCCTGTTCCGGCTGTCCAGGCAGCGGTTCGATCGCCTGCGCAAGACTGCAACCCTGGTTGATGAAGGCGCGAACTGGAAGACCTGGTCCAGTCAGTGGCAGCCCAGTCCCAGTGAACGCAAGAAACATCCCGATTTGCCTGCCGACGCGGAGCTGTCGGTGCAACTGCATGAATTCGAAACGGACGAAGGGAAACCGCTGTACCTGGTAACCAGCCTGGATGAATCAGTCGAGATGCTGTCCGACCTGTATGCGCGGCGGACCGATGTGGAAACCGACATTCGCAATATCAAAGTGGTTCTGGACACGGAAAACATTCGTGCGCGGGGCGTGGAGATGTTCCATAAGGAACTGATGACTTCGATGGTCGCCTGCAATCTGATAGTTCAATTCCGGCGGCAGGCGGCAGAGCTGGTGAAGGTGCCTCCCCGTCGGATGAGTTTCAAACGAATCTGTACCACGTTCCGGCAGTTTCTGCTGTCGTCGATGTATACCACAGCTGCCGACTGGAGAGAACGCTATCGTTTCGCGCTGGGGATCGCCCTGCAGGACAAGCTACCCAACCGACCGGGACGTAAATATCCAAGGGAAGCGTATCGACGACGTACCAAGTCAACTCACTTCAAAAAACGCGAGAAAAGATCGGAGGCGGAAGAAGAATGA
- a CDS encoding cytochrome-c peroxidase, with protein sequence MALEKQRNFVRTLIAGGAAALLIHVGTVAAQAEEFVIEVPAGLPPVPFPADNPPTPEKIALGKQLYFDKRLSRDNTISCASCHDPGKGYSNADQFATGFKGQKGGRNSPTVINAAYNNFQFWDGRAGSLEEQALGPIANPIEMNLTLPEAVERINKIPGYKSQFQKIFGSDATEENIGKAIASYERTILCGDAPYDRFKAGDKKALSPEAQRGMTLFFGKAACSSCHSGPNFTDNAFHNIGVGMDADKPDEGRKTISNLGGDTGSFKTPTLRDIAKSGPYMHDGSQKTLKEVVEHYNKGGVPNEFLDEEIFKLNLTPQEVDDLVTFMKEGLTSSNYPEHKMPELPK encoded by the coding sequence ATGGCGCTGGAAAAACAACGTAATTTCGTGCGAACCCTGATCGCAGGCGGGGCAGCCGCTCTGCTGATCCACGTCGGTACCGTCGCTGCGCAGGCAGAGGAATTCGTCATTGAAGTTCCCGCCGGTCTGCCCCCGGTTCCCTTCCCTGCAGACAACCCGCCGACACCGGAAAAAATCGCGCTCGGCAAGCAGCTCTATTTCGACAAACGCCTTTCGCGGGACAACACCATCTCCTGTGCCAGTTGTCACGACCCCGGCAAGGGTTACAGCAACGCCGATCAGTTTGCGACCGGCTTTAAAGGCCAGAAGGGGGGCCGCAATTCCCCCACGGTGATCAACGCCGCCTACAACAACTTCCAGTTCTGGGACGGACGTGCCGGCTCCCTGGAAGAGCAGGCCCTCGGGCCGATTGCCAACCCCATCGAAATGAACCTGACACTCCCGGAAGCCGTCGAACGGATCAATAAGATCCCCGGCTATAAATCACAGTTCCAGAAGATCTTCGGCTCCGATGCGACTGAAGAAAACATCGGCAAAGCCATCGCCTCTTACGAGCGGACCATTCTCTGCGGCGATGCGCCTTACGACCGTTTCAAAGCCGGCGACAAGAAAGCCCTTTCGCCTGAAGCCCAGCGGGGCATGACACTCTTTTTCGGAAAGGCGGCCTGCAGTTCCTGTCACTCCGGTCCCAACTTTACTGACAACGCGTTTCACAACATCGGCGTGGGTATGGATGCGGACAAACCGGATGAAGGACGCAAGACCATCAGCAATCTCGGCGGCGATACCGGCAGCTTCAAAACACCGACGCTGCGGGACATTGCCAAGTCCGGACCGTACATGCACGACGGCAGCCAGAAGACTTTGAAAGAAGTCGTGGAACACTATAATAAAGGCGGTGTTCCTAACGAATTTCTCGATGAAGAGATTTTCAAGCTGAATTTAACACCGCAGGAAGTGGATGATCTGGTGACCTTCATGAAGGAAGGCCTGACCAGTTCGAATTATCCTGAGCATAAGATGCCCGAGTTACCCAAGTAA
- a CDS encoding alpha/beta hydrolase family protein, protein MQKALDQEKVISQEDHAKVKALAGMVKMPRSFIFKNPDEYGMEGWSDLSIPSDDGTPLEAWYIPAKGGESNKLIIFNHALPMCRAGYPGHMGEPWSNFIEAVEIDFVIQYKHLTDAGYNVLTYDFRNHGQSGAANGGICGVGQWEWRDCVGVKKFVDAHPRLSQMKVALFSQCLGGVSQYAAITKHPELFENVECLLSPLVPNMSSVFSKLSGHQGIEQYQELIDLELMKMGGFPAADMSGALWAPNVKLPVLMWQVLDDAVIENPADAQSTFDLLSSSDKELYWIEGTTKRFGDGYNWFGRYPEKVLSFLEKYMN, encoded by the coding sequence ATGCAAAAAGCTCTGGATCAGGAAAAAGTGATTTCCCAGGAAGATCACGCCAAGGTGAAAGCACTGGCTGGCATGGTTAAGATGCCACGCAGTTTCATCTTCAAAAATCCAGATGAATACGGCATGGAAGGCTGGAGTGATCTGTCCATCCCATCAGACGATGGTACGCCACTGGAAGCCTGGTACATTCCAGCCAAAGGCGGTGAGAGCAACAAACTCATCATATTTAACCATGCTCTTCCCATGTGCCGCGCTGGTTATCCCGGCCACATGGGTGAACCATGGAGCAACTTTATTGAAGCAGTCGAAATTGACTTTGTGATCCAGTACAAGCATCTGACCGATGCCGGCTACAACGTGTTGACGTACGACTTCCGTAACCACGGTCAAAGCGGGGCAGCTAACGGCGGGATCTGTGGCGTTGGTCAATGGGAATGGCGTGATTGTGTAGGGGTCAAGAAATTCGTCGATGCCCACCCCCGGTTGAGTCAGATGAAAGTCGCCCTCTTCAGTCAGTGCCTGGGCGGCGTCTCGCAGTATGCAGCGATCACCAAACATCCTGAACTGTTCGAGAACGTTGAGTGCCTGCTCAGCCCTCTGGTTCCCAACATGTCGTCAGTTTTCAGCAAACTCTCAGGTCATCAGGGAATCGAGCAATATCAGGAACTGATTGATCTGGAATTAATGAAAATGGGTGGTTTCCCGGCTGCTGACATGTCGGGTGCACTATGGGCACCGAATGTCAAACTCCCCGTCCTGATGTGGCAAGTGCTGGATGACGCGGTGATCGAAAACCCTGCGGACGCCCAAAGCACATTCGACCTCCTGAGCAGTAGTGACAAAGAACTGTACTGGATCGAAGGGACAACCAAGCGATTTGGGGACGGCTACAACTGGTTCGGCCGATACCCTGAGAAAGTATTGTCGTTCCTGGAGAAATACATGAATTAG
- a CDS encoding peroxiredoxin, whose product MTAQVMQPAPDFALQGYDRTSDSFKDYKLEDFKGKWVCLFFYPLDFTFVCPTELVAFNEALGQFEERNCQVLTASTDSKYSHKGWCDADPQLADLKYPMLADGTHKLSSDYGVLKEELGISLRGIFLIDPEGVCQWLAIHPLSVGRNVDEVLRVLDALQTGENVPCNWKKGEKTL is encoded by the coding sequence ATGACAGCTCAAGTAATGCAGCCCGCTCCCGATTTCGCACTGCAGGGTTACGATCGCACATCCGATTCTTTCAAGGATTACAAACTGGAAGATTTCAAAGGCAAATGGGTTTGCCTGTTCTTCTATCCCCTGGACTTCACGTTCGTCTGCCCGACTGAGTTGGTTGCATTCAACGAAGCCCTCGGTCAGTTCGAAGAACGGAACTGCCAGGTGCTGACCGCCAGCACCGACAGCAAGTACTCCCACAAAGGCTGGTGCGACGCTGATCCCCAGCTGGCCGACCTCAAGTACCCCATGCTCGCTGACGGAACTCACAAGCTCTCCAGCGACTACGGCGTTCTGAAAGAAGAACTCGGTATCTCACTGCGTGGTATCTTCCTGATCGATCCGGAAGGCGTCTGCCAGTGGCTGGCCATCCACCCGCTGAGCGTCGGACGTAACGTCGACGAAGTACTGCGTGTACTCGACGCACTCCAGACAGGCGAAAACGTTCCCTGTAACTGGAAGAAAGGCGAAAAGACTCTCTAA
- a CDS encoding YncE family protein, whose product MQWNLQQILKLSAYCLTAVCLTLGSSHLIADEKGDKKGDEKAAEKKEEPKKEAPKKEEPKKEEKKEAPKKEEPKKEEPKKEEPKKEEPKKPAVTVKTLVTNLESPSGIAIQEGTGHVFVASRYGVYRYDPKGKTVDLEIDAYPTDIYGKGPKYNIGPLGLTFMSKDMLVVGDGSRPDGEELVRIYKVGDKPLAKWVKEDTAAQTLGPIKAGDKSAKGEGNFYGVAFGDGAIFVTCNGDDTKGWVAKSVVKDGKAGPLEPSIETKTATNVDAPAAITFTLDGKELVVGQMGEVNVAGDSLLTFYDPKTGKLTKSLKTGLSDIAGLAYSPKTKKLYATDFSWVDAAKGGLFELKIEGDKVTAEQIVTLDKPAAIAFDKEGNLYLSTFGTQGKDPEKSPGSLSVIKAGL is encoded by the coding sequence ATGCAGTGGAATTTACAACAAATCTTGAAGCTCAGCGCGTACTGCCTGACCGCAGTCTGCCTGACACTCGGAAGTTCTCATCTGATCGCCGATGAAAAAGGTGATAAGAAAGGCGACGAAAAAGCCGCCGAGAAGAAAGAAGAGCCCAAGAAAGAGGCTCCTAAAAAAGAAGAGCCTAAAAAGGAAGAGAAAAAAGAAGCTCCCAAGAAGGAAGAACCCAAAAAGGAAGAGCCTAAGAAAGAGGAGCCCAAAAAAGAAGAACCTAAAAAGCCGGCCGTGACCGTCAAAACCCTGGTCACCAACCTGGAAAGCCCCAGCGGGATCGCCATCCAGGAAGGCACCGGACACGTCTTCGTTGCCAGCCGCTACGGTGTTTACCGTTACGACCCCAAAGGCAAAACCGTCGATCTCGAAATCGACGCTTACCCGACCGACATCTACGGCAAAGGTCCCAAGTACAACATCGGACCCCTGGGCCTGACCTTCATGAGCAAGGACATGCTGGTCGTCGGTGACGGCAGCCGTCCCGATGGTGAAGAACTGGTTCGCATCTACAAAGTCGGCGACAAGCCACTGGCCAAGTGGGTGAAAGAAGACACCGCAGCCCAGACCCTGGGACCGATCAAAGCCGGCGACAAGTCTGCTAAAGGCGAAGGTAACTTCTACGGCGTCGCTTTCGGCGACGGAGCGATCTTCGTGACCTGTAACGGCGACGACACCAAAGGCTGGGTTGCCAAGTCGGTTGTCAAAGACGGCAAAGCCGGTCCGCTGGAACCCAGCATCGAAACCAAAACCGCAACCAACGTTGATGCTCCCGCAGCCATCACCTTCACACTCGACGGCAAAGAACTGGTCGTCGGTCAGATGGGTGAAGTCAACGTCGCCGGCGATTCGCTGCTGACCTTCTACGACCCCAAAACCGGTAAGCTGACCAAGAGCCTGAAGACCGGCCTGAGCGACATCGCCGGCCTGGCTTACAGCCCCAAAACCAAGAAACTGTACGCCACCGATTTCTCCTGGGTCGACGCTGCCAAAGGCGGTCTGTTCGAACTGAAAATCGAAGGCGACAAAGTGACTGCCGAGCAGATTGTCACTCTCGACAAGCCCGCAGCCATCGCCTTTGACAAGGAAGGCAACCTGTATCTGAGCACCTTTGGCACTCAGGGAAAAGATCCGGAAAAATCTCCCGGTTCACTTTCCGTGATCAAAGCTGGTCTCTAA
- a CDS encoding right-handed parallel beta-helix repeat-containing protein, translated as MNRLKPAELTLVSYFLTALLAVIPIHSVSATAGGIEVRVTDDDELRRAVANAKPGSTILLAPGQYRGGLSFHRLQGTAQQPIVIAAADVRQPPVIAGGNTCLHLIQPAHVELRNLIFQGARGNGLNIDDGGSQNKPAQHIVLRNLTIQNIGSNGNQDGIKLSGLADFQIQNCTVKRWGQKGSGIDMVGCQRGTVSGCTFLEGDKIFGNGVQMKGGSRDITVSRCRFDNAGGRSINIGGSTGLEFFRPEPAGFEARDITVSDCTFIGSMAAIAFVGVDGAHVHHNTIYRPTKWVLRILQENRQSSFVPSRKGRFTNNLIVLRSNEVGEVVNIGSQTAPETFEFADNWWYCLDRPERTRQLVRLPTQETGGSYGQDPKFKNLRGGDFSLQTESPVKDAGTRHIEAPK; from the coding sequence ATGAATCGATTGAAGCCTGCTGAACTGACACTGGTCTCTTACTTCCTGACGGCTTTACTGGCAGTCATCCCAATCCACTCTGTATCCGCAACAGCAGGTGGCATTGAAGTCCGTGTGACGGACGATGATGAATTGCGACGCGCTGTCGCTAACGCGAAACCGGGGAGCACCATTCTGCTCGCTCCCGGTCAATATCGAGGCGGTTTGAGTTTCCACAGGTTACAGGGTACAGCGCAGCAGCCGATTGTGATTGCGGCAGCAGATGTTCGTCAGCCTCCGGTGATTGCGGGCGGGAACACCTGCCTGCACCTCATTCAACCAGCACACGTTGAGTTGCGAAATCTCATCTTCCAGGGAGCCCGTGGCAATGGTCTGAACATTGACGATGGCGGCTCCCAAAACAAACCGGCACAACACATTGTGCTGCGTAACCTGACCATCCAGAATATCGGTTCGAACGGAAACCAGGATGGGATCAAGCTGTCGGGCCTGGCTGATTTCCAGATTCAGAACTGCACGGTAAAACGCTGGGGACAAAAAGGCTCCGGCATTGACATGGTGGGCTGTCAGCGGGGAACGGTTTCCGGGTGCACGTTTCTTGAAGGAGACAAGATCTTCGGAAACGGGGTACAGATGAAAGGGGGCAGTCGCGACATCACCGTGAGCCGTTGTCGCTTTGACAATGCGGGTGGCCGGTCGATTAACATTGGAGGCAGCACCGGGCTGGAATTCTTTCGTCCTGAGCCTGCGGGATTTGAAGCCCGCGATATCACCGTCTCGGACTGCACGTTCATTGGTTCCATGGCGGCGATTGCCTTTGTCGGCGTGGACGGAGCTCACGTGCATCACAATACCATTTATCGACCGACCAAGTGGGTTTTGCGAATCCTGCAGGAAAACAGGCAGAGCTCATTCGTCCCTTCGCGCAAGGGCCGTTTCACCAACAACCTGATTGTGCTGCGCTCGAACGAAGTCGGTGAAGTCGTTAACATCGGCTCCCAGACCGCCCCGGAAACATTCGAGTTCGCAGACAACTGGTGGTACTGCCTGGACCGCCCCGAGCGCACACGCCAACTGGTAAGGTTGCCCACACAGGAAACCGGCGGATCGTATGGCCAGGACCCGAAGTTCAAAAACCTTCGTGGTGGTGATTTCTCGCTTCAGACAGAGAGTCCTGTGAAGGATGCCGGGACCCGACACATAGAAGCGCCGAAGTAG
- a CDS encoding type IV secretory system conjugative DNA transfer family protein, with protein MIEVLRDLADLDLFWKHGNEPPPIERVSNRTLLIDVHAMPVLKELVGYLVIERLYKEMASLPDSPVTDGRRTIRTILVIDEAHNYLGQKNIFLQRIIREGRSKGIVVFFASQSPNDYEQKFFNFEELLEFAYIFQCEGVSASSIQDILGCSNKTAKDLQTEVARLEPWQVIAQSEQKTDEFMKFTAEAFYKTYG; from the coding sequence TTGATCGAAGTGCTGCGCGACCTCGCTGATTTGGATCTTTTCTGGAAACACGGAAACGAGCCACCACCCATTGAGCGAGTTTCTAATCGGACGCTTCTCATCGACGTTCACGCAATGCCGGTCCTGAAAGAACTGGTAGGCTATTTGGTAATCGAACGACTCTACAAGGAAATGGCATCGTTGCCCGATAGTCCCGTCACTGACGGACGACGAACGATCCGAACAATTCTTGTCATCGACGAGGCGCACAACTACCTGGGCCAAAAGAACATCTTCCTGCAACGGATAATCCGGGAAGGGCGGTCGAAGGGCATTGTGGTCTTCTTCGCCAGTCAGTCACCGAACGACTACGAGCAGAAGTTCTTTAACTTTGAGGAGTTGTTGGAATTTGCGTACATCTTCCAGTGCGAAGGGGTATCGGCCAGTTCCATTCAAGACATCCTGGGATGCAGCAACAAGACAGCCAAGGACTTGCAGACAGAGGTTGCAAGATTGGAGCCCTGGCAGGTGATTGCACAAAGCGAGCAGAAGACAGACGAGTTTATGAAGTTTACTGCTGAAGCATTCTACAAGACGTATGGTTAA